From the genome of Deltaproteobacteria bacterium:
GCAAGATAAGCCCGGCCAATAAGACATCTAGAACATTAACCTCGTTACGTAGAATTCCATCGAGTTCGCAGTATGTTTTCTCAATGGTTCCGCCCGTTGAAATCAGGGCAATTCGCTTCTTAGTCATGCAGACCTCCGTTTTCGCCAACAGGGCCGTCTAGCAAACTTGAACCGGGGTAAGCAATTGAATGCGGCTCGATTATAACGCTGATGCAAATCCCAGGCGCTGATTACTCAGGGACGAAAGATTGCTATCTTCATGACTTACCTATGCTTTTTAGTTCTATAGATGAGCTATCACCACGCAGCTCACCGTGATGCTTATAAAATACTCGTCATGACAAGGATTTGAGTCTCCCTCGACTGAATGTCTAGAGGGATGTGCTGTGGCGCGCCCGGAAGGATTCGAACCTCCGACACCCGGGTTCGAAGCCCGGTGCTCTATCCAGCTGAGCTACGGACGCACTCAAAAGCACGTTGCTAACGGGTTGTCAGCAGTGGCGTTATTAACCCAGAGGAATCACCATAGCAAGAGAAAGCACCACATAATCGCTGGAGGGTTGAATCCGGCGGCTAATTCAGCATACTGCCCACATGGACCAGAAGCGCTTGATATTCATCATCAGTTCACCTCGATCTGGCTCGACCATGCTCCAACGCATGCTTGGGTCTCACTCAGCTGTTTTCACCCATCCTGAGCCTCACCTCTTAACCCCGCTCAACTACCTGGGTTACTTCAATACTGTAGAGAAGGCCCCTTACGACCACATCAATGCCGGTCAAGCCGTCCGAGAACTGGTTGAAGAATTGCCCCGGGGTGAAGAAGATTATCTGGACGCACTGCGCGCTTACACCAACACAATCTACGGCCGGTTAAGCGAAACCAACGCAAGCCAATACTTCCTAGATAAGACGCCTGCCTATGGATTGGTGCTCCCCTTTCTTGAGAAGCTTTACCCCGAAGCTCACTATGTGGTGCTGACCCGGCATCCGATGGCTATTCATCATTCCGTTGCTCACTCATTCTTTGACGGTAACTACACGCAGGCCATGAACGACAATCCGATTGTCCAAGATTACGTCCCCGCCATTGGGGAGTTCCTACGAAGAAAAGCAGTGGATATTGTGCGGGTTCGATATGAAGACCTGACCACCAACCCGGAAGCCGAAATGAAACGTGTCGCGGAGCATATTGGACTCGAGTTCGAACCCGACCTCGTGACTTACGGCAATAAGAATCACATCACCAAGAGCTTCGGTGACCCAATGACTGTACACAAGCACGACAAGCCGGTGACCAGCTCCATTCACACCTGGGCCTCTGACCTTAAAGCCCGACCAAACGACCTTAAGGTTGCTCAAGAACTTGTCGGTGGCTTAGTAGAAGAAGACCTTGATGCATGGGGATACCCTCTCTCTGAATTTTGGGAACCGGTGGGCCAGGCCGCAGAGTCAGCCACCGCACGCGCACCGATGAACTCCTACCGCGTTAAGAAACAGGTCCTTCACGTCCTTCGCCGTAACATTCACGAAAATGCGCTCGGACGCGTTATCAAAAAAGTACGTTACTACTGCGACGTTCTTTTGAGGACATAAAAAAAGGAGAGCTATGCTCTCCTTCATTCGCTTATTAAGTACTTAATCAGCAGTCATCGTCACCATTGTTGTAGTCCAAGTTAAAACCACCGGTGATATTATCTTCACCAATATTGTCTACAATTTCCTGTGCACGACACTGAGGTAACCGGTCATTATAAACAATGCCCAAGGTCCCGTTAATTTGAGAGAGCTTATCGAGGTTGAAAATAAAGAGCTTGTCGTTGTTCTTGATTAAAACAGCACCATTAACCTCTTTGAGCCCCGAAAGGCTGAAGTTCTCAAGCCGCGGGCTGTCTTGAATAAAGAGATTCCCGTCTATTTTCGACAACTCTCCCCAGGCGAAGTTTGTAAGGCTTTCACTGAAAACAGTAACGTTACCAACCACTTCACCGTAAGAGCTGAAAAACTCTGCATCGACTTCATTCTCGATGCGGACATCTCCAGTGTAACCCCCGCCGCTACTGCCGCAAGCAGACAGTATGCCCAAAACAATAATGCAAATTAACGAACGCATCGAACACCTCGTGTTAATAATGAGCGGACTTCACGGTTTTTATGGAAGTCGGCGCAAACGGTACTCTCACGCCGGTGCCTTAGCAAGAAGAAACGAGTACTTCGCCTACAGGACCACGACGGTCAGCCCGGCTATTGATAGCGCGACGGGCGTATACTGTCCCGATATTAAAGCCTTTATAGAGCTTTCGTATAAACGGAGTATCTGAGTTCGAGAGTACACAATGAACTCCCCGACCGGCAAAACGTGCAAACATTTCGGCCAGTTGCTCCTGTTCAGCGTCTCCAAATCCACCCTTTGCGTAGGCGGTAAAAGAAGCGGTCTTTGATATCGGGTCATATGGCGGATCGAAATACACCAAATCACCACGTCGTACGCGGCGGCCCATCTCAAATACCGATTGATGCTTAATTCGTACGTCCTTCAGTGCATCCGATACACGGCGAAGGTTTGCTTCGTTGCAAATCGTCGGGTTGCTGTAACGGCCAAACGGCACGTTGAATTTACCTTTTCGATTTACGCGGTAAAGCCCGTTGAAACACGTTCGATTCAAAAAGATGATACGTGCTGCGGCTTCGGTCGTTGAAAGCATCTCTACCTGTTGTTCACGAACAGAATAGAAGTAAGCCTCTTCTGAGCGGTGCGCCTTAAGGGCCTCAATCACACCATCTACGTCATCTCTAATCGCCTGGTAGGCACCCACTAAGTCGGGGTTTACATCCGAGAGCGTTGCTTGCTTGGGATGAAGATTAAAAAAGACAGCGCCTCCTCCGACAAAGGGCTCGTGGTAGCGATTGAACTGCGCTGGGAAGCGGCTCAGTATCTGGGGTAATAGTTGTGTCTTGCCTCCGGCCCATTTCATAAAGGGTCTGGCAGAGACAAATTCAGTATTCTTTTTTGGTGATGTATTGCGCATGTGAAGTTTATAAACGGCGATCTTTTACATCTCAAAAAACGCGCGCGTTTTTAACACCATGTTTTTACAATATTTTTTTAACGTCAAAAACTTGATTAGGTCATCTTTAGCAGTATCTTGCGCCGCAAAAATTGGGCTCAATAAGGCCACGGAAAAACACTTCTAAACCGGCTCTAAGGTGCCCTCAAAGGGGTGCACTATCCCGGCTCTATTTATGGTAACTCAATTTCGGCGCGCTCAGATCCATAATCACGGGGCAATACAAATGGGTAAAGTTCAAACATCATTCGAAACCTTGAAACGATTTCACGGGCCATCATTCGAACGATTGAACCACCGCCAGGATGCATGGCATTCAGCGCTACCGCCGGCAGCCCGAGGCGGTCGGCAATGCAAATCGCACGCAAGTTATGAAAGCGCTGCGAAATAACCAGAACCGATTTTAGGCCATAAACATCTCTTGCTCGGTACATCGATTCAAAAGTTCGGAAACCGCCGCGGTCTTCAACGATGTGCGCTTCGGGTATGCCGCGCTCCACCAGCGAGGCTTTCATGGCTCCCGGTTCATCGGTAACGAGCCCGTAGCTCCCACTTACCAATATCATTCGGCATCGGCTTGCCTCGTAAGCGGCAACTGTCGCATCCATCCGGGCTTCATAAAAACGATTGGGTCGTCCATCGGCTAAAAGCGGTGCACAGCCTAAAACCAGTGCTACGTCCCTGCCCGGCAGCGCCATGGCTTTATCAAATACACGCCGGCGCCCCCGTGTTTCCACAAACACCCAGCTCACCGTGGCAACTGTAGAGAAAGCCACCAAAAATTTAAGTATGAAGAACATATGGAGAGCGAGTCTGCCCGATGAGGCTTCAAAAAAAAAGCAGGAAGCGCCATTGAGCGTAAGAAGGCAAAAAAAAAGGGCCCGCTCAGCGGACCCTCTTTCAATTATGCTTCAGCTAAGAAGGGGTAACCCACCGAACGTGGTGGATCGAAGTTCTCTTTCACCGTACGAGGGCTGGTCCAACGCAGAAGGTTCAAGTAACTGCCCGCCTTGTCATTGGTTCCAGATGCTCGGCCGCCGCCAAATGGCTGCTGACCCACAACGGCGCCGGTTGGCTTGT
Proteins encoded in this window:
- a CDS encoding DUF218 domain-containing protein, coding for MFFILKFLVAFSTVATVSWVFVETRGRRRVFDKAMALPGRDVALVLGCAPLLADGRPNRFYEARMDATVAAYEASRCRMILVSGSYGLVTDEPGAMKASLVERGIPEAHIVEDRGGFRTFESMYRARDVYGLKSVLVISQRFHNLRAICIADRLGLPAVALNAMHPGGGSIVRMMAREIVSRFRMMFELYPFVLPRDYGSERAEIELP
- a CDS encoding sulfotransferase, giving the protein MDQKRLIFIISSPRSGSTMLQRMLGSHSAVFTHPEPHLLTPLNYLGYFNTVEKAPYDHINAGQAVRELVEELPRGEEDYLDALRAYTNTIYGRLSETNASQYFLDKTPAYGLVLPFLEKLYPEAHYVVLTRHPMAIHHSVAHSFFDGNYTQAMNDNPIVQDYVPAIGEFLRRKAVDIVRVRYEDLTTNPEAEMKRVAEHIGLEFEPDLVTYGNKNHITKSFGDPMTVHKHDKPVTSSIHTWASDLKARPNDLKVAQELVGGLVEEDLDAWGYPLSEFWEPVGQAAESATARAPMNSYRVKKQVLHVLRRNIHENALGRVIKKVRYYCDVLLRT
- a CDS encoding asparaginase — encoded protein: MTKKRIALISTGGTIEKTYCELDGILRNEVNVLDVLLAGLIL
- a CDS encoding DNA adenine methylase; this translates as MRNTSPKKNTEFVSARPFMKWAGGKTQLLPQILSRFPAQFNRYHEPFVGGGAVFFNLHPKQATLSDVNPDLVGAYQAIRDDVDGVIEALKAHRSEEAYFYSVREQQVEMLSTTEAAARIIFLNRTCFNGLYRVNRKGKFNVPFGRYSNPTICNEANLRRVSDALKDVRIKHQSVFEMGRRVRRGDLVYFDPPYDPISKTASFTAYAKGGFGDAEQEQLAEMFARFAGRGVHCVLSNSDTPFIRKLYKGFNIGTVYARRAINSRADRRGPVGEVLVSSC